In uncultured Bacteroides sp., the following proteins share a genomic window:
- a CDS encoding O-antigen ligase family protein: MQGFRNYLSLLIMLLGIVLVLGVVCLSTPELPIGEFAGQWLWLGKASVVFAVCMLLAFLIRPKQFRLDLILFSRMVVWVLIFLGGMQAVWGLKQIYGFSYSNHSLFAVTGSFFNPGPYSGYLAMIFPLCLSEWLRLKAKKNKRWLNEAGCYIALAAMLLIVCVLPSGMSRSAWLAAGVSGGWVYSIHNDWGRNLKNLWMKKRRKVVFFSSFSFVALLLFLAAAFYMKKDSANGRLFMWKISLSAIAEKPLLGYGMGNFPATYGAFQEAYFSKGDFTSTEELIAGSPEYAFNEYLQVALEWGIPVLLCVLLIIVSCLLIGVKNGNISPCGGIISFLVFAFSSYPLQYPAFIISLPFLLVTCVASRKNGWLSLLFATVLGLWGAIWWQNDQSEACKEWATARLFYLSGSQQMAEKDYKKLYPVLHNRATFLFEYGHCLHKQKKYKASNLILKEATKHSCDPMILNIIGKNYQQMGEYVEAEKCLIRSTHLLPGRIYPYYLLSKLYADPKFYHPDKLQESVELVLSKEPKVQSTAIRQMREEVRKLVNQ, from the coding sequence ATGCAAGGATTCAGGAATTATCTTTCTCTGCTTATCATGCTGCTAGGTATCGTACTAGTACTTGGCGTAGTTTGTCTGTCGACTCCGGAACTTCCGATAGGAGAGTTTGCAGGCCAGTGGTTATGGTTAGGTAAGGCATCTGTTGTTTTTGCAGTTTGTATGTTGCTTGCTTTTCTTATTCGTCCTAAACAATTTAGATTAGATTTGATTCTATTTAGTCGCATGGTAGTATGGGTATTGATCTTTTTAGGGGGTATGCAGGCTGTGTGGGGATTGAAGCAGATCTATGGCTTCTCTTATTCTAATCATTCATTGTTTGCCGTGACGGGTTCTTTCTTTAATCCGGGACCGTATTCCGGCTATCTGGCAATGATTTTTCCTCTTTGCTTGAGCGAATGGTTGAGACTGAAAGCTAAAAAAAATAAAAGGTGGCTGAACGAAGCGGGGTGCTACATTGCGTTGGCAGCTATGCTTCTTATTGTTTGTGTGCTTCCTTCCGGAATGAGCCGCTCGGCATGGCTTGCTGCCGGAGTGTCAGGGGGATGGGTTTATAGTATACACAACGATTGGGGAAGGAATTTGAAAAATCTTTGGATGAAAAAGAGGAGAAAGGTTGTGTTCTTTTCTTCTTTTAGCTTCGTTGCATTGCTTCTATTCCTTGCTGCTGCATTTTACATGAAGAAAGATTCTGCTAATGGAAGGCTATTTATGTGGAAGATTAGTCTTTCTGCAATTGCAGAGAAGCCTTTGCTCGGTTATGGGATGGGTAATTTCCCGGCAACTTATGGGGCTTTTCAGGAAGCTTACTTTTCTAAAGGTGATTTTACCTCTACAGAGGAACTTATTGCGGGAAGCCCTGAATATGCTTTTAATGAGTATTTGCAAGTCGCACTAGAATGGGGAATACCTGTTCTGTTATGTGTCTTACTGATTATTGTCAGTTGCTTGCTTATTGGGGTGAAGAATGGAAATATAAGTCCCTGTGGAGGCATTATTTCTTTTCTTGTTTTTGCTTTTTCGTCTTATCCATTACAATATCCTGCTTTTATCATTTCTTTGCCTTTTCTCTTGGTTACTTGTGTTGCTTCGCGCAAAAATGGTTGGCTTTCATTGTTGTTTGCTACTGTCTTGGGACTTTGGGGAGCTATTTGGTGGCAAAATGATCAATCAGAAGCGTGTAAGGAATGGGCTACAGCCCGACTCTTTTATTTGTCAGGATCTCAACAAATGGCGGAAAAAGATTATAAGAAACTTTATCCGGTACTACACAATAGAGCTACGTTTTTATTTGAGTATGGGCATTGCCTACATAAGCAGAAGAAATATAAAGCCTCAAATTTGATTCTTAAGGAGGCCACCAAGCATAGCTGTGATCCGATGATCTTGAATATAATAGGGAAAAACTATCAGCAAATGGGAGAATATGTTGAGGCTGAAAAATGTCTGATACGTTCTACGCATCTACTTCCAGGGAGAATTTATCCTTATTATCTTCTTTCTAAATTATATGCAGATCCAAAATTTTATCATCCTGATAAGTTGCAAGAATCTGTTGAACTTGTGCTTTCTAAAGAACCTAAAGTGCAATCTACTGCTATAAGACAGATGAGAGAAGAGGTGCGGAAGTTGGTTAATCAATAG
- a CDS encoding NVEALA domain-containing protein, whose amino-acid sequence MKNKLMKAILIAMFALFAGYNVYTSQRGVDLSALALDNVEALAGEWENNDCHMNNSTWICCPWSLGVACYCYM is encoded by the coding sequence ATGAAAAACAAATTAATGAAAGCTATTCTAATAGCGATGTTTGCTCTGTTTGCAGGCTATAATGTTTATACATCTCAAAGAGGTGTTGATTTGTCAGCTTTGGCATTGGATAATGTGGAAGCATTGGCTGGTGAGTGGGAGAATAATGATTGTCATATGAATAATAGTACATGGATCTGTTGTCCCTGGTCACTTGGAGTTGCATGCTATTGCTATATGTAG
- a CDS encoding DUF4221 family protein produces the protein MYILKNLLLLFVGFFILISCGPSTDKKEGTYELKACDKYLKFAVNSKTSLLIKAIYPFIDKDGTEYLTFQNNMKPEILVYNMKTQAYVKTISIDRDGPNGAGWFGGYYIKAWNEIYLPGMMRPEISIVDSGGNLLRRISYEEEMQGKRAIPFTALTSAYTPMIFVDQHLYIPQTVNLMYGNRALEDSPVSVVLDTLTHQLEELPFRFPKIISLEDIRNKSLGSEYSYSRCFDGKKFVYSFFFDENIYVASLDHKKIDRIAVKSRYIDKLQFVSKTPDNLNLVAKMLSELPFYSNLIYDKYRNVYYRFAFPKVELPATEKDYTEIWQMGRTKFSIIILNDKFEVIGETLFPENVYASTQYFIRKDGLYLSTSFLKNPNFDEDTLSFQKMELVKL, from the coding sequence ATGTACATATTGAAAAACTTGCTGTTACTATTTGTTGGCTTCTTTATTTTGATTTCATGTGGTCCCTCAACAGATAAAAAGGAGGGAACTTATGAATTAAAAGCATGCGATAAATATTTGAAATTTGCTGTAAATTCAAAAACTTCATTGTTAATAAAAGCCATATATCCTTTTATAGATAAGGATGGAACAGAGTATCTTACATTTCAGAATAATATGAAACCAGAGATACTTGTTTATAATATGAAGACACAGGCTTATGTAAAGACCATCTCTATTGATAGAGATGGTCCTAATGGAGCTGGATGGTTTGGAGGCTATTACATAAAGGCCTGGAATGAAATCTACTTGCCCGGAATGATGAGACCGGAGATTAGCATTGTTGATAGTGGTGGAAATTTATTAAGGCGCATTTCTTATGAGGAGGAAATGCAGGGAAAGAGAGCTATACCATTTACTGCATTAACTTCTGCATATACGCCTATGATATTTGTTGATCAGCATCTGTATATCCCTCAAACGGTTAATCTTATGTATGGTAATAGAGCGCTTGAAGACAGTCCGGTGTCTGTTGTGCTTGATACCCTGACCCATCAGCTGGAAGAACTACCTTTCCGATTTCCTAAAATAATAAGTTTGGAAGATATTAGAAATAAGTCTTTGGGATCTGAATATTCATATAGTCGTTGTTTTGATGGGAAGAAATTTGTTTATTCTTTCTTTTTTGATGAGAACATATATGTTGCTTCTTTAGATCATAAGAAAATAGATAGAATAGCTGTAAAAAGCCGCTATATTGATAAGTTACAATTTGTATCCAAAACTCCTGACAATCTAAACTTAGTGGCCAAAATGCTTTCGGAACTTCCTTTTTACTCAAATTTGATTTATGATAAATATCGGAATGTATATTATCGTTTTGCGTTTCCAAAAGTCGAACTTCCGGCAACTGAAAAGGACTATACCGAGATATGGCAAATGGGACGGACAAAATTCTCAATAATTATTCTTAATGATAAGTTTGAAGTGATAGGTGAAACGTTATTCCCTGAAAATGTTTATGCCTCTACACAATATTTTATTCGTAAAGATGGGTTATATCTTAGCACCAGTTTTCTGAAGAACCCCAATTTTGATGAAGATACGCTTTCTTTTCAAAAAATGGAACTAGTAAAGTTGTAG
- a CDS encoding 6-bladed beta-propeller, with protein sequence MKNMRRLVVLRFLIFLGVLSLLLGCNETTSNFANTIDVAQLEVQNLFSFKRPIDNCRFVVLETTNECLIGEIDKVCIENNLIFIKDANENLFVFTMSGKFLNRIGSIGQGGEELLSFVDFYINKSKKYVGIYDVLRSKILRFTFDGKFISSHSCTKKMRESYNIIGQLGRNLLIGMRNNKESKYAYIAVNEKDYSFEKEYLPFSIIGNISCTPMRSIATYSKNGFYTTTYFSDSIFEFAQQNIPRPILLVKSEQKIADAKTLSSLNDMELETASDARSSLRKKGFSEGISNIYATDDFLNINYPMPNYQACNIFYCVESKKSYKSITSVGDFFGQSWGPALTTTNQEIVYALQPERILEIRKNPNLFADRKVLEPVENVQEEDNPVLAFFSSGYVADK encoded by the coding sequence ATGAAAAATATGAGGCGATTGGTTGTTTTGAGATTTTTAATTTTCTTGGGCGTTTTATCCCTTCTTCTAGGGTGTAATGAAACGACATCAAATTTTGCTAATACAATAGATGTAGCGCAGTTGGAGGTTCAAAATTTGTTTTCGTTTAAACGGCCTATTGACAACTGTCGGTTCGTGGTATTGGAAACAACTAATGAATGTTTAATTGGTGAAATAGATAAAGTTTGTATTGAAAACAATCTTATATTTATAAAAGATGCGAACGAGAATTTGTTTGTTTTTACAATGTCTGGGAAATTTCTAAACAGGATAGGTAGCATAGGGCAAGGTGGTGAAGAATTACTCTCTTTTGTTGATTTCTATATTAACAAGAGTAAAAAGTATGTTGGTATTTATGATGTTTTGAGGTCTAAGATTTTACGATTTACGTTTGATGGTAAATTTATTAGTAGTCATAGTTGTACAAAAAAAATGAGAGAAAGTTATAATATAATTGGTCAATTAGGGCGTAATTTATTGATTGGTATGCGTAATAATAAAGAGAGCAAATACGCATATATAGCTGTTAATGAAAAAGATTACTCTTTTGAGAAAGAATATTTACCGTTTAGTATTATAGGTAATATTTCATGTACCCCTATGAGAAGTATAGCTACTTATTCAAAAAATGGTTTTTACACAACAACTTATTTTTCTGATTCAATTTTTGAATTTGCCCAACAAAATATTCCAAGGCCCATCTTGTTGGTTAAGTCGGAACAAAAAATTGCCGATGCAAAAACCTTATCCAGTTTGAATGACATGGAACTTGAGACTGCTTCTGATGCACGTTCAAGTTTACGCAAAAAAGGATTTTCAGAAGGAATAAGCAATATTTATGCAACTGATGATTTTCTTAATATTAATTATCCAATGCCAAATTATCAAGCTTGCAATATCTTCTACTGTGTAGAATCTAAGAAATCATACAAAAGTATAACGAGTGTAGGTGACTTTTTTGGTCAAAGTTGGGGGCCTGCATTAACGACTACTAATCAGGAGATAGTCTACGCTTTACAACCAGAGAGAATACTCGAAATACGGAAAAATCCGAACTTATTTGCGGACAGAAAAGTATTGGAGCCTGTTGAAAATGTTCAAGAGGAAGACAATCCAGTATTAGCATTTTTCTCAAGTGGATACGTCGCTGATAAATAA
- a CDS encoding 6-bladed beta-propeller, translated as MKQFTVIIIIIFFASSCSKSHDNINIIPVNPSHAEGSSDNFFVKRHSIALETTEDNLIAKIDKIEMVDNKLYILDKIKKTISLFDEKGFYLSKINKIGQGPDEYISISDFAVKDSLIYILSRDNKKIYIYNNLGVFVRTYELDDYYDYFYLREKDLILYSNYSNNKLYNVIIVHLGDNEMIQSNKFLPFIKNQSFLYSPSPFNVNEQGDLFLCQQFDNNIYSLSQNAITNVCNIEFSTKEKIPVDFEKIGFAKMCTDYANKSVVSRISYVVKNNNLLYLLYKFEYNNYLTRVNAKTLAVKTLKLKHNKNYPFIFCEPLGFYRNHLVGYLSADNVLLFDGKFYSDKNENKILSVFDNPVLFLFQLK; from the coding sequence ATGAAACAATTTACAGTTATAATTATCATCATTTTTTTTGCCAGTAGTTGCTCTAAGAGTCATGATAATATAAATATAATTCCAGTTAACCCAAGCCACGCAGAAGGTTCATCTGATAACTTCTTTGTAAAGAGGCATTCTATTGCTTTAGAAACCACAGAAGATAATCTTATTGCTAAAATTGATAAGATAGAAATGGTAGATAATAAGCTCTATATACTCGATAAAATCAAAAAGACGATTAGTCTTTTTGATGAAAAAGGTTTCTATTTATCTAAAATAAATAAGATAGGTCAAGGTCCTGATGAATATATTTCGATTTCAGATTTTGCTGTTAAAGATTCTCTGATTTATATCTTATCAAGAGATAATAAAAAGATTTATATATATAACAATTTGGGTGTATTTGTTCGAACTTATGAGTTGGATGATTATTATGACTATTTTTATTTAAGAGAAAAAGATCTAATTCTATATTCCAACTACTCTAATAATAAACTATATAATGTTATTATAGTACATCTTGGTGATAATGAAATGATACAATCTAATAAATTCCTCCCATTTATTAAAAATCAGAGCTTTCTATATTCCCCAAGTCCTTTTAATGTAAATGAGCAGGGGGATTTATTCTTATGTCAACAATTTGATAATAATATTTATAGTCTTAGCCAAAATGCAATAACTAATGTCTGTAATATAGAGTTCTCCACTAAAGAAAAGATTCCAGTAGATTTCGAGAAAATTGGGTTTGCTAAAATGTGTACTGATTATGCTAATAAATCAGTAGTAAGCAGAATTTCATATGTGGTAAAGAATAACAATTTATTATATCTGCTCTATAAATTTGAATATAATAATTATCTCACAAGAGTAAACGCCAAAACATTAGCTGTAAAAACATTGAAATTGAAGCATAATAAGAATTATCCATTTATTTTTTGTGAACCTTTAGGCTTCTATAGAAATCATCTGGTGGGTTACCTATCGGCAGACAATGTTCTGCTTTTTGATGGGAAGTTCTATTCTGATAAAAATGAGAATAAAATTCTTTCTGTATTTGATAATCCGGTTCTCTTTTTATTTCAATTAAAATAA
- a CDS encoding 6-bladed beta-propeller has product MKKMRRLIILRFLILLGVLSLLLGCNEKTSNFANTIDVEQLEVKNLFSFKRPIDNCRFVALETTNDCLIGEIDKVCIENNLIFIKDANENLFVFTMSGKFLNRIGSIGQGAEELLSFVDFYINKSKKYVGIYDVLRSKILRFTFDGKFISSHGCTKKMRESYNIIGQLGCNLLIGMRNNKESKYAYIAVNEKDYSFEKEYLPFSIIGNISCTPMRSIATYSKNGFYTTTFFSDSIFEFTQQNIPKPILLVQSEQKNADAKTLSSLNDMELECAFDAAPALRKKGFSEGISNIYATDDFLKIDYPMPNYQACNIFYCVESKKSYKSITSVGDFFGQSWGPALTTTNQEIVYALQADRILEIRKNPKLFADKKVLKSVENVQEEDNPVLAFFSSGYITKK; this is encoded by the coding sequence ATGAAAAAGATGAGGAGATTGATTATTTTGAGATTTTTAATTTTATTGGGCGTTTTATCCCTTCTTCTAGGGTGTAATGAAAAGACATCAAACTTTGCTAATACAATAGATGTAGAGCAGTTGGAGGTTAAAAATTTGTTTTCGTTTAAACGCCCTATTGACAACTGCCGGTTCGTGGCATTGGAAACAACTAATGACTGTTTAATTGGTGAAATAGATAAAGTTTGTATTGAAAACAATCTTATATTTATAAAAGATGCGAACGAGAATTTGTTTGTTTTTACAATGTCTGGGAAATTTCTAAACAGGATAGGCAGCATAGGGCAAGGTGCTGAAGAATTACTCTCTTTTGTTGATTTCTATATTAACAAGAGTAAAAAGTATGTTGGCATTTATGATGTTTTGAGGTCTAAGATTTTACGATTTACGTTTGATGGTAAATTTATTAGTAGTCATGGCTGTACAAAAAAAATGAGAGAAAGTTATAATATAATTGGTCAATTAGGGTGTAATTTATTGATTGGTATGCGTAATAATAAAGAGAGCAAATACGCATATATAGCTGTTAATGAAAAAGATTACTCTTTTGAGAAAGAATATTTACCGTTTAGTATTATCGGTAATATTTCATGTACCCCTATGAGAAGTATAGCTACTTATTCAAAAAATGGTTTTTATACAACTACTTTTTTTTCTGATTCGATATTCGAATTTACCCAACAAAATATTCCAAAGCCCATCTTGTTGGTTCAGTCGGAACAAAAAAATGCCGATGCAAAAACCTTATCCAGTTTGAATGACATGGAACTCGAGTGTGCTTTTGATGCAGCTCCAGCTTTACGCAAAAAAGGATTTTCAGAAGGAATAAGCAATATCTATGCAACCGATGATTTTCTTAAGATCGATTATCCAATGCCAAATTATCAAGCTTGCAATATCTTCTACTGTGTAGAATCTAAGAAATCATACAAAAGTATAACGAGTGTAGGTGACTTCTTTGGTCAAAGTTGGGGGCCTGCATTAACGACTACTAATCAGGAAATAGTATATGCTCTACAAGCAGATAGAATACTCGAGATACGGAAAAATCCGAAGTTATTTGCAGACAAAAAAGTATTGAAGTCTGTTGAAAATGTTCAAGAGGAAGATAATCCTGTTCTAGCATTTTTCTCAAGTGGCTATATCACTAAAAAATAA
- a CDS encoding BF3164 family lipoprotein — translation MKTYYCLFLLLIFSSCVHKSDLVHFDEVQKVECSIVCKNAEFGLPLELRYDRDKIFINDFFGDSLIWVYDVPKSVIETKIAPKGQSPEEFISPLEISVSDSVMYIFERSAFTMNKLNYTSNFRKIKKRKKIRMPARINDLAVISDKMYIASGAFGEKRFAVIDSVGEIVAQFGTFPDFWSEEKNIPNEAKAMFHQNRFIVNKAKQLFASVSSNVVEIYDYSTKDIKMKCRVLLSPYEYTYSTGNILSANRKDNIARGAIDVNCTEDHIYVVYNPNRKELDKDSTRKRLNNEIWVFDWEGKPIKLLRPNLNVTNICIDSQDKKAFCIVESPNPLLAMMDL, via the coding sequence ATGAAAACTTATTATTGTTTATTCTTATTGTTGATCTTTAGTTCTTGCGTTCATAAATCGGATTTAGTTCATTTTGATGAAGTGCAAAAGGTTGAATGTAGCATAGTGTGTAAAAATGCAGAGTTTGGTTTGCCTTTAGAACTTAGGTATGATCGAGATAAGATTTTTATAAATGATTTTTTTGGAGATAGTTTGATTTGGGTTTATGATGTGCCTAAATCAGTTATTGAAACAAAGATAGCACCTAAAGGTCAAAGTCCGGAAGAATTTATAAGTCCTTTAGAGATCTCGGTATCAGATTCGGTGATGTATATTTTTGAAAGATCAGCCTTTACTATGAATAAATTGAACTATACATCAAACTTTAGAAAGATCAAAAAAAGAAAGAAAATACGAATGCCTGCAAGAATAAATGATCTTGCTGTTATTAGTGATAAGATGTATATTGCTTCTGGTGCTTTCGGAGAAAAGCGTTTTGCTGTTATTGACTCCGTTGGCGAAATTGTTGCACAATTTGGTACTTTCCCGGATTTCTGGTCGGAGGAAAAAAATATTCCAAATGAAGCAAAAGCAATGTTTCATCAGAATCGTTTTATTGTGAATAAGGCTAAGCAGCTTTTTGCAAGTGTTAGTTCTAATGTCGTTGAAATATATGATTATTCAACAAAAGATATAAAAATGAAGTGTAGAGTTTTACTTTCACCGTATGAATATACTTATTCAACGGGCAATATTTTATCTGCAAACAGGAAAGACAATATCGCAAGGGGTGCAATTGATGTCAATTGCACGGAAGATCATATTTATGTTGTATATAATCCTAATAGAAAGGAATTAGATAAAGATAGCACGCGAAAAAGATTAAACAATGAAATTTGGGTCTTTGATTGGGAAGGAAAACCTATAAAGTTGCTAAGACCAAACCTTAATGTGACCAATATTTGTATAGATTCACAAGATAAAAAAGCATTTTGCATTGTTGAATCTCCTAATCCGTTGCTTGCAATGATGGATTTATAA
- a CDS encoding 6-bladed beta-propeller, whose amino-acid sequence MKKLLFVISAMLPVVFSCSSSQKQNGIASVGAKSIDIEINNSSTLRFSEVFDQIDYTPLETTDSFLVATVEKMRIFGDKICLVCDKFLLIFDKKTGKGNLNIARVGSAPGEYKSLYDVSIDQKSNEIELLDMNGKSIHIYDMKGKYKKSLSLPFMSFSFAKADKYDYWFYNNQLLSDKTNSKLVYFNVPEDKIVDESFPIDNHLASYFFVVEGTNFVKRKEEVLFFSCPSDTIYSLASNSEPNAAYILNFGTHAVPADFYKHKYADVMEFSQEANKRQYVYFVNNFTANEDCVLLSFLLDRKCFWSLYLEKNKKTYTTTSLEDDINFLSSFSLDYCNVPFAMDGDNFYFLMSAEQFLSLREAKEAGKGFAEASLGDFKIDEQSNPILVRCRLKKNI is encoded by the coding sequence ATGAAAAAACTTTTGTTTGTAATATCTGCTATGCTGCCTGTTGTCTTTTCATGCAGCTCTTCTCAAAAGCAAAACGGAATTGCTTCTGTCGGGGCAAAAAGTATTGATATTGAAATCAACAACTCTTCTACGCTTCGATTTTCAGAAGTTTTTGATCAAATTGATTATACTCCACTAGAAACGACTGATTCTTTTTTAGTTGCTACAGTAGAGAAAATGAGAATCTTTGGTGATAAGATCTGTTTAGTGTGCGATAAATTTCTTTTAATATTCGATAAGAAAACAGGGAAAGGCAACCTGAATATCGCCAGAGTTGGCTCTGCCCCTGGAGAATATAAATCATTGTACGATGTTTCTATTGATCAAAAATCAAATGAGATTGAACTCTTGGATATGAATGGAAAAAGCATACATATCTATGATATGAAGGGTAAGTATAAAAAATCATTGTCTTTGCCTTTTATGTCTTTTTCATTTGCCAAGGCTGATAAATATGATTACTGGTTTTATAATAATCAGCTTCTTTCTGATAAAACAAATTCAAAGCTCGTTTACTTTAATGTACCAGAGGATAAGATTGTGGATGAATCTTTCCCTATAGATAACCATCTTGCGAGCTATTTTTTTGTCGTGGAGGGTACTAATTTTGTTAAGAGGAAGGAGGAAGTACTTTTCTTTTCATGTCCCTCTGATACAATCTATTCCTTAGCTTCTAATTCAGAACCAAATGCAGCTTATATTCTTAATTTTGGGACTCATGCTGTACCCGCTGATTTCTATAAGCACAAGTATGCAGACGTTATGGAGTTTTCTCAAGAAGCGAATAAGCGGCAATATGTCTATTTCGTGAACAACTTTACTGCTAATGAAGATTGTGTATTACTATCTTTTTTGCTGGACCGGAAATGCTTTTGGAGTTTATATCTAGAAAAAAATAAGAAGACATATACCACTACTTCTCTCGAAGATGATATAAATTTTTTGAGCTCTTTTTCTCTTGATTATTGCAACGTACCCTTTGCTATGGATGGCGATAATTTTTATTTTCTGATGTCGGCGGAACAATTTCTATCTTTGAGAGAAGCGAAGGAAGCCGGAAAAGGTTTTGCTGAAGCGTCTTTAGGAGATTTTAAAATTGATGAACAATCTAATCCGATTCTGGTACGATGTAGGTTGAAAAAGAATATTTAA
- a CDS encoding 6-bladed beta-propeller — MMRICNYLLWLLLLFSFFSCTEKKPPRKSKLVTLSIKDVQLESSVRLSDIASLVECIPLETNNDLLISQITKVVSKANCLFLTDGKTLYQFSEKGEALLKWQHAGLGPDEYINISDFQIDEKNNVWILSQSNKQLYKYNLKGALQEKIPLDCQVSKIYLMGSHNMSLYVGNNLEENNRFQLQLLDLRDGKVVDEFLPINSQKGKYLHIISRNSFVNSKKANDLYFFQAFNDTVYHLSAEQMSPAYFLELNGNNIPKSFFEAEYKDVMDFFQHLFKYSYAYGTNLFFENESHCFFSYYYNKECYMAMLAKTTPHKGVLFKGFLEDVCLFGYPISLTDLSVFLQSNGDLFLSLNPYDIMEYADTHLDNVEREKLSQQLHYKGEDQNPILLKIRMK; from the coding sequence ATGATGAGAATTTGTAATTACTTGCTGTGGCTCTTATTGTTGTTTTCCTTTTTCTCTTGTACCGAGAAAAAGCCTCCAAGAAAATCGAAGCTTGTTACTTTATCGATTAAAGATGTTCAGTTAGAATCTTCTGTTCGTCTGTCTGATATTGCATCTTTGGTGGAGTGCATTCCACTTGAAACAAATAATGACCTACTGATTAGTCAAATAACTAAGGTGGTATCAAAGGCGAACTGTTTGTTCTTGACAGACGGAAAGACTTTGTATCAGTTTAGTGAAAAAGGTGAAGCACTTCTTAAATGGCAACATGCTGGTTTAGGTCCCGATGAATACATTAACATTTCTGATTTTCAGATTGATGAAAAGAACAATGTGTGGATATTGAGTCAAAGCAACAAACAATTGTATAAATATAATTTAAAGGGGGCCTTGCAAGAAAAAATACCACTCGACTGTCAAGTGAGTAAAATCTATCTTATGGGCTCTCATAATATGTCGCTTTATGTAGGTAATAATCTTGAAGAAAACAATCGTTTCCAATTGCAATTACTCGATTTAAGAGATGGGAAAGTTGTAGATGAATTTTTACCCATAAACTCACAGAAAGGAAAGTATCTGCATATTATTTCTAGAAATAGTTTTGTTAATTCTAAGAAGGCGAATGATCTTTATTTCTTTCAGGCATTCAATGATACTGTTTATCATCTTTCGGCAGAGCAGATGTCGCCTGCTTATTTCCTTGAACTCAATGGTAATAATATTCCTAAATCCTTTTTTGAAGCTGAATATAAGGATGTGATGGATTTCTTTCAACATCTTTTTAAATATTCTTATGCTTATGGTACAAACTTATTTTTTGAAAATGAGAGTCATTGCTTCTTTTCTTATTATTATAATAAGGAGTGCTACATGGCGATGCTTGCTAAAACCACTCCGCATAAAGGAGTCCTTTTTAAAGGCTTTCTAGAAGATGTTTGTCTATTCGGATATCCCATAAGTCTTACTGATCTGAGTGTTTTTTTGCAAAGCAATGGTGATTTGTTCTTATCCCTGAATCCTTATGACATAATGGAATATGCTGATACACACTTAGATAATGTGGAGCGAGAAAAGCTTAGCCAACAATTGCATTATAAAGGTGAGGATCAAAATCCTATTTTACTAAAGATTAGGATGAAATAA